The genome window AAAGCTGGAATTCGTTTCAGAAGTCCTAGCTTACTCCTCCTTGGCACCACCACGGCCAGCGCGCTCAGCAGCCTCGACGGCCTTCTTGTCGCTCTGGGCAGGGCCACCCTGCATGGCGCTCATGAAACCCTGGGGCTGCTTGAAAGGACGCTTGAGGTCACCGGCGGCAGGCTGGCCAAAGATGTGGATCTTGACCATGTTGTTCTCGAAGGCGCTCTTGAGGGGGATGATGCTCTGGATGAGGAGAGGGTTGGTGTACTTCATGTAGATGTGCATGAAGGCCATCATGGCGATACCCATAGCCTGGCCACGGAAAGCGGTGCGGATCTGCTGGTTATCGTAGGCGTGGATGGTGGTAGTCACGAGCTTGCCCTCCTCAGTGGAGCCCATAGGGGCGGGCTCGACATACTTGAGAGTTGTGAGGTCTATAAAAGCTCATGTTAGCATTGCGATGCTTCAAATTGCCTCAGGAGAGAGGTTATCGtacccttcttcttgttgatcttcAGCTGGGTGTAGAAGTAGAGAGCAGCAATGATGACGTTGCTGGCGAGGTAGACGGCGCGAACAACGTTGAGCACGAAGGGATCATCGAAGGGGACGCGCTTCGACACCTGCATCATGCCCAGGATGATGATCAGGTTGGTGCTATCGCAAATGTCAGCATTCTCTTCTTTGCGCCACCAGATAATCTGCGCGACAAGCTGTCGCGTGGA of Fusarium oxysporum Fo47 chromosome I, complete sequence contains these proteins:
- a CDS encoding inorganic phosphate transporter Pho88, whose product is MALSPQITNLIIILGMMQVSKRVPFDDPFVLNVVRAVYLASNVIIAALYFYTQLKINKKKDLTTLKYVEPAPMGSTEEGKLVTTTIHAYDNQQIRTAFRGQAMGIAMMAFMHIYMKYTNPLLIQSIIPLKSAFENNMVKIHIFGQPAAGDLKRPFKQPQGFMSAMQGGPAQSDKKAVEAAERAGRGGAKEE